The following DNA comes from Ornithinimicrobium avium.
GCTCGAGGATCCGGCGGCGCAGCGGGTGGGACATCGCCTTGAGCATCGGGGAGGTGAGCTGCAGCGGCCCTGCCCCGCTACGTGGAGAGTCCGCGTCAGCCATGCCACCCACCTAAGCACATCCCGCAAAAATAGTTGCGCAAATACTCTTGCGCACTTTTCCTTGCGGGTCTAGTGTCTCCCCCATGAGCACCACGACCACCGCCTCTCCGGCCCCGGCCGCCTCCGCCGTCCCCCTCCCGCTTCGGCGCTCCCGGACCTACTGGGTCTGGCTGGTGGGCGACACCGGTCAGGCGCTCGGCTCCTCGATCCAGTTCTTCCTCGTCCCGCTGATCGTCGTCCTCGTGACCGGCAGCACCGCGGCCGCCGGCACGATCGCCGCCCTCGGCCTCGGTGGCCGGATCGCGACCACCCTGGTCGGCGGCGTGCTCGCCGACCGCCACGACCTGCGGCGCATGATGGTCCTCAGCGGTGTCATGGCTGCGGTCGTGATGGTCGCGATGCTGGTGGCGACCCGGCTCGAGCTCGGCATCGTCGTGCTCGCCGCTCTCAACCTCCTCGCCGGGGTCCGGGCCGGGCTGCTGGGCGGCGCCTCGGACGCCGCCCTCAAGCAGGTGGTCCGGCCCGACCTCCTGCCCGCCGCCTCGGCAGCCAACCAGGCCAGGGACGCCGCGGTGTCGATGGGCGCTCCGCCGCTGGGCGGCGTCCTGCTGGGGATCGGCGCGGTGCCCGCGCTCGCGGCGACGGCCGCGGCATACCTCGTCAGCGCGGTGGGCGCGCTGGCGCTGCGCGGCGACTTCCGGCCCGCCCCCGTCGCCGACCCCGGCCCTGTCCGCGCGGAGGTGAGCGCCGGGTTGCGGTGGCTGTGGGCGCGGCCCGAGCTGCGGCGCATCATGGCAGTCGCGCTCCTGCTCAACCTGGGGCTCAACGCCGCCATCGCCACCCTGCTCTACCACCTGGCGACCACCGGCGAGGACCCGGCGCGGATCGGGCTGGTCTCCACCGCGCTGGGCCTGGGCATGCTGCTCGGCGCGACGGTGGCCGGCCCGCTCGTCCAGCGCCTCCCCTCCGGCCTGGTGGCGACGGTGGGCCTGTCCATGGCCGGCCTGTCGATGCTCGCGCTGCCCTTCGTGCCCGGCTTCTGGCCGACGCTGGCGGTCCTGACCGTCAGCGTTCTGGGGGCGCCGGCGGCCAACGCGGCCGTCTTCAGCTATCTCATGCACCAGACCCCGCGCAGCGTCGTGGGGCGCGTGCTGAGCGCCGTCGAGCTGGTCGGCGCGGGAGCCACGCCGCTCGCGCCGGTCCTTGCCGGGTGGGGCCTGGCCACGCTCGGGCTGCGCCCGACGCTCCTGGTCTGCGCCGTCATCTGCCTGCTGGCGGTGGTCGCCGTGGCCAGCAGCCGCGCGCTGCGCACCCTCCCCCGCCCGGACGCCTGGGGGGCGGCGGCGCAGTGAGGTGCCCGCGGTCACAGCCAGCGTGGCACCTGCGCGACGTAGTCGGCATACTCCTCGAAGCGCGCGGTCAGCGCGGCCTCCTCGGCCGGGATCTGCCAGCCGCTGACCACCGCGACGAACCCGGCGACCGGGAGCAGGGCCAGCGGTGAGCGGCGCGCGACCGCGTGGGCGGTCAGCAGGGTGGCCAGCCCGAGATACATCGGGTTGCGGGTGACGGCGTTCGGGCCGGTGCGGACCAGGGCCGAGGTCCGGTCGAGCGTGCGGGGG
Coding sequences within:
- a CDS encoding MFS transporter, which gives rise to MSTTTTASPAPAASAVPLPLRRSRTYWVWLVGDTGQALGSSIQFFLVPLIVVLVTGSTAAAGTIAALGLGGRIATTLVGGVLADRHDLRRMMVLSGVMAAVVMVAMLVATRLELGIVVLAALNLLAGVRAGLLGGASDAALKQVVRPDLLPAASAANQARDAAVSMGAPPLGGVLLGIGAVPALAATAAAYLVSAVGALALRGDFRPAPVADPGPVRAEVSAGLRWLWARPELRRIMAVALLLNLGLNAAIATLLYHLATTGEDPARIGLVSTALGLGMLLGATVAGPLVQRLPSGLVATVGLSMAGLSMLALPFVPGFWPTLAVLTVSVLGAPAANAAVFSYLMHQTPRSVVGRVLSAVELVGAGATPLAPVLAGWGLATLGLRPTLLVCAVICLLAVVAVASSRALRTLPRPDAWGAAAQ
- a CDS encoding methyltransferase family protein → MRIAPPALFGAAALSQLCVGRRPTALTTVVCAPLVLAAGWLGAGAVLEFARHGTTVDPRTLDRTSALVRTGPNAVTRNPMYLGLATLLTAHAVARRSPLALLPVAGFVAVVSGWQIPAEEAALTARFEEYADYVAQVPRWL